From the genome of Streptococcus lutetiensis, one region includes:
- a CDS encoding LytR family transcriptional regulator, translating into MQEIYETIDILLDVYAYNHAWKIAEQHSDFPAQSRYLLEMLKERRELNVDFAFSHAAENQAILVNYGVSIISNAYEEEQLANYIMDLEAKVKNGNIIDFVRSVSPILYRLFQRLAKREIPNLENYIHDAKNDQYDTWLFTKMKQSDYAIFHRYLKIRRDGKVTSKALAELLQYGQLPKEIKQLISELRNFEKSVRNPLAHLIKPFDEEELHRTTNFSSQAFLDKIIALATYAGVKYNKEKFYLDQVNDIIKSELKRNG; encoded by the coding sequence ATGCAAGAAATATACGAGACGATAGACATCCTTTTGGATGTCTATGCTTATAATCACGCTTGGAAAATAGCAGAGCAGCACAGTGATTTTCCAGCACAGAGCCGTTATCTTTTAGAAATGTTAAAAGAGCGTAGGGAACTTAACGTTGACTTTGCTTTTTCACATGCAGCAGAAAATCAAGCGATTTTAGTCAATTATGGCGTTTCAATCATTAGCAATGCGTATGAAGAAGAACAATTAGCAAATTATATTATGGATTTGGAAGCTAAGGTGAAAAATGGCAATATCATTGATTTTGTCCGCTCTGTTAGTCCAATTCTATATCGGCTCTTTCAACGTCTTGCCAAACGCGAAATTCCAAATTTGGAAAACTATATCCACGATGCTAAAAATGACCAGTATGATACTTGGCTGTTTACAAAAATGAAGCAGAGCGACTATGCTATTTTTCATAGATACCTTAAGATTCGTCGTGATGGCAAAGTGACTTCAAAAGCTTTGGCAGAACTCTTACAATACGGACAACTTCCTAAGGAAATTAAACAGTTAATCAGCGAACTTCGTAATTTTGAAAAATCCGTTCGGAATCCCCTAGCCCACCTCATTAAGCCTTTTGACGAAGAAGAACTGCACCGAACAACAAATTTCTCATCCCAAGCCTTTCTAGATAAAATCATTGCCCTTGCTACCTATGCAGGTGTCAAATATAACAAAGAAAAATTCTATTTAGACCAAGTTAATGACATTATCAAAAGTGAGTTGAAGAGAAATGGATAG
- a CDS encoding LysR family transcriptional regulator, which produces MRIQQLHYIVKIVETGSMNEAAKQLFITQPSLSNAVRDLEHEMGIEIFIRNPKGITLTKDGVEFLSYARQILEQTALLEERYKSKNTNRELFSVSAQHYAFVVNAFVSLLKKTDMTRYELFLRETRTYEIIDDVKNFRSEIGVLFLNSYNRDVLTKMFDDNHLTYTSLFKTRPHIFVSKNNPLAEKTLVTMEDLEEFPYLSYDQGIHNSFYFSEEILSQIPHKKSIVVSDRATLFNLLIGLDGYTIATGILNSNLNGDDIVSIPLDVEDMIDIVYIRHEKSNLSKMGERFIDYLLEEVQFDN; this is translated from the coding sequence ATGAGAATACAACAATTACACTACATCGTTAAAATCGTGGAAACGGGCAGTATGAACGAGGCTGCAAAACAACTCTTCATCACTCAGCCAAGTTTGTCAAATGCCGTTCGTGACCTGGAACACGAGATGGGGATTGAGATTTTTATTCGTAATCCTAAGGGAATCACTCTGACAAAAGACGGGGTTGAGTTTCTTTCTTATGCGCGCCAAATACTTGAACAAACAGCGCTTTTAGAGGAACGTTACAAGAGCAAAAACACCAACCGTGAGCTCTTTAGCGTCTCTGCGCAGCACTATGCTTTTGTGGTGAATGCTTTTGTTTCACTTCTGAAAAAGACAGACATGACACGCTATGAGCTTTTCCTTCGTGAAACCCGAACATACGAAATCATTGATGACGTCAAAAATTTTCGTTCTGAAATCGGGGTGCTTTTTCTAAATAGCTACAACCGTGATGTCTTGACAAAGATGTTTGATGACAATCATTTGACTTATACCAGTCTTTTCAAAACTCGTCCGCACATTTTTGTCAGCAAAAATAATCCGCTAGCTGAAAAGACACTGGTAACTATGGAAGATTTGGAAGAATTTCCTTATCTTAGCTACGATCAAGGAATTCACAACTCTTTTTACTTCTCTGAAGAAATCTTGTCACAAATCCCACACAAAAAATCAATCGTTGTCAGTGACCGTGCGACGCTTTTCAATCTCTTGATTGGTCTTGACGGCTACACTATTGCAACAGGTATCTTAAATAGCAACCTTAATGGTGATGACATCGTATCAATTCCGCTTGACGTTGAAGATATGATTGATATTGTCTACATTCGCCACGAAAAGTCTAATCTTTCAAAAATGGGCGAACGTTTTATCGATTATCTACTTGAAGAAGTACAATTTGATAACTAA
- the cpsA gene encoding LCP family glycopolymer transferase CpsA, which yields MPTHSHHHNSYHGYHHSSHHKHHKSSRRRSRFADLKIVNAMLLLLYAVLAGLATYMMYAHHILAFRHLNVVYSIILVAIFALCLTLSILKKSRVLTTVLLIVFSIIAAVSLFAFKSLVDVAHNMNETASYSEIEMSVVVPSNSSVNDVSDLTSVQAPTDADGSNINELLSHIKSEKGVDLATEKVDSYQAAYENLVNGSSQAMVFNNAYSSLLEMSYENFQSNLKTIYSYKIKTSIKDEAKAHDSNVFNIYISGIDTYGSISTVSRSDVNLILTVNMNTHKILMTETPRDAYVKIPDGGADQYDKLTHAGIYGVETSEKTLENLYGITIDYYARLNFDSFLKLIDALGGVTVYNSQAFTSLHGNYDFPVGNVTLDSDKALGFVRERYSLEHGDYDRGNNQMKVIQAILNKMTSLKSVSNYSTIISNVQDSIQTDMKLDTVMKLVNSQLDSGKKFTITSQEVTGTGSTGELTSYAMPTASLYMIQLDDASVAKASQAIKDVMEGK from the coding sequence ATGCCGACTCACTCACATCATCATAATAGTTACCATGGTTACCATCACAGTAGTCATCATAAGCACCATAAGAGCTCACGGCGGCGCTCTCGATTTGCTGATTTGAAGATTGTAAATGCGATGCTTTTACTCCTGTATGCTGTACTTGCTGGTCTTGCCACATATATGATGTATGCTCATCATATCTTGGCATTTAGGCATCTTAACGTTGTTTATAGTATTATATTGGTAGCTATTTTTGCTTTGTGTTTAACATTGAGCATTCTTAAAAAGAGCAGGGTTCTAACAACAGTGCTTTTGATTGTCTTTTCTATCATTGCTGCAGTTTCCCTCTTTGCCTTTAAGTCATTGGTCGATGTAGCACATAATATGAATGAAACAGCCTCTTACTCAGAGATTGAGATGAGTGTGGTTGTTCCAAGCAATAGCTCAGTTAATGATGTATCTGATCTCACAAGTGTTCAAGCACCGACAGATGCTGACGGTAGCAATATCAATGAACTGTTGTCTCATATTAAGTCAGAAAAGGGAGTAGATTTAGCGACAGAAAAAGTTGATTCTTATCAAGCTGCTTATGAGAACTTAGTTAACGGATCAAGTCAAGCTATGGTCTTTAACAATGCTTATTCAAGCTTGCTTGAAATGTCTTATGAGAATTTTCAATCAAATCTTAAGACCATCTACTCTTATAAGATTAAGACAAGTATTAAAGACGAAGCTAAAGCACATGATTCAAATGTCTTTAACATTTACATCAGTGGTATTGATACCTATGGTTCAATTTCAACGGTTTCACGTTCAGATGTCAACTTAATCTTAACAGTCAATATGAATACTCATAAGATTTTGATGACGGAGACGCCTCGAGATGCTTATGTTAAGATTCCAGATGGTGGCGCTGATCAATATGATAAATTAACCCACGCTGGTATCTATGGTGTTGAAACCTCAGAGAAGACTCTTGAAAACCTCTATGGCATCACCATTGACTACTATGCTCGTCTTAACTTTGATTCATTCTTGAAGTTGATTGATGCACTAGGTGGTGTAACGGTTTATAATAGTCAGGCATTTACAAGTCTTCATGGTAACTATGATTTTCCAGTTGGAAATGTGACTCTTGATTCTGATAAAGCTCTCGGTTTTGTTCGTGAACGTTATAGCCTCGAACATGGTGATTATGACCGCGGTAATAACCAAATGAAAGTCATTCAAGCAATCCTCAATAAAATGACTTCGTTAAAATCAGTTTCTAATTATTCAACGATTATTTCAAATGTACAAGATTCAATTCAGACAGATATGAAACTTGACACTGTGATGAAATTGGTCAACAGTCAATTGGATTCAGGTAAGAAATTTACAATTACATCACAAGAAGTAACAGGTACAGGTTCTACTGGTGAGTTGACTTCGTATGCCATGCCAACTGCAAGTCTTTATATGATTCAGTTGGATGATGCTAGTGTTGCTAAAGCTTCGCAAGCCATTAAAGATGTTATGGAAGGTAAGTAA
- the cps4B gene encoding capsular polysaccharide biosynthesis protein Cps4B, with the protein MIDIHSHIVFDVDDGPSTIEESLALIGESYRQGVRTIVSTSHRRRDLFKTPEEKIWENFKQVKEAAEAKFEGLEILYGGELYYNNALLEKLENHQVPRMNDTQFALIEFSMKTPWKEIHDGLTKVLMLGVTPIIAHIERYDALENQEERVRELINMGCYTQINSAHVLKAKLFGDKYRKFKKRARYFLEKNVVHIVASDMHNLDARPPYMDVARDIIAQEFGTSRASRLFEENAKTLLENKDL; encoded by the coding sequence ATGATAGATATTCACTCACATATCGTTTTTGACGTGGATGATGGACCATCTACTATAGAAGAAAGTTTAGCTTTGATTGGGGAAAGTTACCGTCAGGGCGTACGCACCATCGTCTCAACGTCACACAGACGACGCGATTTGTTTAAGACACCAGAGGAAAAGATCTGGGAAAACTTTAAGCAAGTCAAGGAAGCGGCAGAAGCTAAGTTTGAAGGACTTGAGATTTTATATGGTGGAGAACTCTACTATAATAATGCGCTTCTTGAGAAGTTAGAAAATCACCAAGTGCCTCGCATGAACGATACACAGTTTGCTTTGATTGAGTTTAGCATGAAGACTCCGTGGAAGGAGATTCATGACGGACTAACAAAAGTCCTCATGCTTGGGGTCACACCAATCATTGCTCACATCGAACGTTACGATGCACTCGAAAATCAAGAAGAGCGCGTGCGTGAGCTGATTAACATGGGGTGCTACACACAGATTAATAGCGCACATGTTTTAAAAGCAAAACTCTTTGGTGATAAATACCGTAAGTTCAAAAAGCGCGCACGTTATTTCTTAGAAAAGAACGTAGTTCATATCGTTGCTAGCGATATGCATAATCTAGATGCTCGTCCGCCATATATGGATGTGGCGCGTGACATCATTGCCCAAGAGTTTGGCACAAGCCGTGCTTCTCGACTCTTTGAAGAAAATGCTAAAACCTTATTAGAAAATAAAGATTTATAG
- a CDS encoding Wzz/FepE/Etk N-terminal domain-containing protein, whose translation MNTNDNASIEIDVLYLLRKLWSKKFFIIFVGLLVGTIALLGSVFFIKPKYTSTTRIYVVSRSSDTSLTNQDLQAGSYLVNDYKEVITSSEVLSSVIDQEKLSMSTGELSKEIAVTIPTDTRVISIAVTDTDAQRACDIANTVRQVAAEKIKAVTKVDDVTTLESATKPSHPSSPNVKKNAAIGALAGVFLAIVGILVAEVLDDRVRRPEDVEEVLGMTLLGVVPDIDKL comes from the coding sequence ATGAATACAAATGACAATGCAAGTATCGAAATTGACGTTTTGTACTTGCTAAGAAAGTTATGGAGTAAAAAATTCTTTATCATATTTGTTGGTCTTCTTGTTGGGACAATTGCTTTACTAGGTAGTGTTTTCTTCATTAAACCTAAGTATACCTCTACGACACGTATCTACGTTGTTAGCCGTAGCAGCGATACAAGTCTTACTAACCAAGACCTTCAAGCAGGGTCTTACTTGGTTAACGACTACAAGGAAGTTATCACATCAAGTGAAGTCTTGTCATCAGTTATTGACCAAGAAAAACTCTCAATGTCTACTGGTGAACTTTCTAAAGAAATTGCGGTAACTATCCCAACAGATACTCGTGTCATTTCAATTGCTGTTACAGATACAGATGCGCAAAGAGCTTGTGATATCGCAAATACTGTTCGCCAAGTAGCTGCTGAAAAGATCAAAGCTGTTACAAAAGTTGATGATGTAACAACACTTGAATCTGCGACAAAACCAAGCCACCCATCATCACCAAATGTTAAGAAAAATGCTGCTATTGGTGCTCTTGCTGGGGTATTCTTAGCTATCGTAGGAATCTTGGTAGCAGAAGTGCTTGATGATCGTGTTCGTCGTCCAGAAGACGTCGAAGAAGTGCTTGGTATGACACTTTTAGGAGTTGTACCAGATATTGATAAATTATAA
- a CDS encoding tyrosine-protein kinase, with protein sequence MPQLELVRAKAQMVKSMEEYYNSIRTNIQFSGRDLKVITLTSAQPGEGKSTTSVNLAISFARAGFRTLLIDADTRNSVMSGTFKSNERYQGLTSFLSGNAELSDVICDTSIDNLMIIPAGQVPPNPTSLIQNDNFKAMIETVRGLYDYVIIDTPPLGLVIDAAILAHHSDASLLVTKAGEDRRRTVTKLKEQLEQSGSVFLGIILNKYDINLDKYGSYGSYGGYGVYGNYGKSEEKTKIGRGKRKK encoded by the coding sequence ATGCCACAGTTAGAATTAGTGAGAGCTAAAGCTCAAATGGTTAAATCTATGGAGGAATATTACAATTCTATCCGTACCAATATTCAATTTAGTGGACGTGATTTAAAAGTAATTACGTTAACTTCGGCTCAACCTGGCGAAGGAAAATCAACAACGTCTGTTAACCTTGCAATTTCTTTTGCGCGTGCAGGTTTCCGTACACTTTTGATTGATGCGGATACACGTAATTCAGTCATGTCAGGAACGTTTAAATCTAATGAACGTTATCAGGGGTTGACAAGTTTCTTATCTGGAAATGCAGAGTTGTCAGATGTTATTTGTGACACAAGTATTGATAATTTGATGATTATTCCTGCTGGGCAAGTTCCACCAAATCCAACATCGTTGATTCAAAATGATAACTTCAAAGCGATGATTGAAACTGTTCGTGGACTTTACGACTATGTTATCATTGATACACCACCGCTTGGTTTGGTTATTGATGCTGCTATCCTAGCACACCATTCAGATGCTAGCTTGCTTGTGACAAAAGCAGGAGAAGATAGACGTCGTACAGTTACGAAACTAAAGGAACAATTGGAACAAAGTGGTTCAGTTTTCCTTGGTATTATTTTGAATAAATATGATATTAACTTAGATAAGTATGGTTCATATGGTAGTTACGGTGGGTACGGTGTTTATGGCAATTACGGAAAAAGTGAAGAAAAAACAAAAATTGGTAGAGGTAAACGAAAAAAATAG
- a CDS encoding sugar transferase → MYSEDSKKKVYYLLSDIIALVVSYLILAQFYPYHLFDSKFFAVVFGILIVIVGVLSDEYSSITNRGYLKELKASVIYGMKVLVLFTFVLILGKIRFIHDISQMSYFFLGQIFILVSLFVFIGRILVKNLFKSHARDIKQVLFVTDFTNGQEVIKELKHSNYHIAAYISRRDNPDISQPILKSTKEIRDFVANHQVDEIFVSRNYKDDFIEFAHCLKLLGIPTTVAVGNCSDFYVGNSVLKKVGDTTFITTAFNIVKFRQVALKRLMDIAMALVGLVITGIVAIIIAPIVKKQSPGPLIFKQKRVGKNGKIFNIYKFRSMYTDAEERKKELLAQNDLDTNLMFKMEDDPRIFPFGHKLRDWSLDELPQFINVLKGDMSLVGTRPPTLDEYRHYELHHFKRMTTKPGITGLWQVSGRSDITDFEEVVALDMKYIQNWSISNDIKIIAKTVKVVLKREGSR, encoded by the coding sequence ATGTATAGCGAAGATTCGAAAAAGAAAGTTTATTACCTTTTGTCGGATATTATAGCATTAGTGGTAAGTTACCTCATCTTAGCACAATTTTATCCTTATCATCTTTTTGATAGTAAATTCTTTGCAGTTGTTTTTGGGATTTTAATTGTGATTGTTGGTGTTTTGAGCGATGAATACTCTTCAATTACAAATCGTGGTTATTTAAAAGAATTAAAGGCATCTGTGATTTATGGTATGAAAGTTTTAGTTTTATTTACTTTTGTACTGATACTTGGAAAAATTCGTTTTATCCATGACATTTCACAGATGTCTTATTTCTTCTTGGGGCAAATTTTTATTTTAGTAAGCCTTTTTGTCTTCATTGGACGTATTTTAGTTAAGAATCTTTTCAAAAGTCATGCAAGAGACATTAAGCAGGTATTGTTTGTCACGGATTTTACGAATGGTCAGGAAGTCATTAAAGAGCTTAAACATTCCAATTACCATATCGCTGCTTACATCAGTCGCCGTGATAATCCTGACATTTCACAGCCTATCTTAAAAAGTACTAAAGAAATTAGAGATTTTGTAGCAAATCACCAAGTTGACGAGATATTTGTTTCCAGAAATTACAAAGATGATTTTATAGAATTTGCTCATTGCTTAAAATTGTTAGGAATTCCAACGACAGTAGCTGTTGGGAATTGTTCGGACTTCTATGTTGGAAATAGTGTTCTAAAAAAAGTAGGTGATACGACCTTCATAACGACAGCATTCAATATTGTAAAATTCCGTCAGGTTGCTTTAAAACGTCTTATGGATATTGCGATGGCTTTAGTTGGCTTAGTGATTACTGGGATTGTAGCTATTATTATTGCACCGATAGTCAAGAAACAATCACCAGGACCGTTGATTTTCAAGCAAAAACGTGTCGGTAAAAATGGTAAAATCTTTAATATTTACAAGTTCAGAAGCATGTATACAGATGCGGAAGAACGTAAAAAAGAACTGTTAGCGCAAAACGATTTGGATACTAATTTGATGTTTAAAATGGAAGATGACCCTCGAATCTTTCCATTTGGACACAAGCTTCGCGATTGGTCCCTTGATGAGCTACCTCAGTTTATCAATGTCCTAAAAGGAGATATGTCTCTTGTCGGGACACGTCCACCAACGCTTGATGAGTATCGCCATTATGAATTACATCATTTCAAACGAATGACAACAAAACCTGGTATCACAGGACTTTGGCAAGTCAGTGGTCGTAGTGATATCACCGACTTTGAAGAAGTTGTCGCTCTTGATATGAAATACATTCAAAACTGGAGTATCAGCAATGATATCAAAATCATTGCAAAAACAGTAAAAGTAGTATTGAAGAGAGAGGGGAGCAGATAA
- the cps2T gene encoding beta 1-4 rhamnosyltransferase Cps2T: MKSVYIIGSKGIPAKYGGFETFVEKLTENQKNKNIKYYVACMRENSAKSNITADVFEHNGATCFNIDVPNIGPARAIAYDIEALKKAIEISKSNKDVEPIFYVLACRIGPFIGKYRKQIHALGGQLFVNPDGHEWMREKWSAPVRRYWKISESLMVKNSDLLVCDSKNIEKYIQEDYQKYSPKTTYIAYGTDLHKSSLTPKNRIVREWFSEKGVSENNYYLVVGRFVPENNYEAMIREFMKSNTKKDFVLITNVEQNAFYEKLRKETGFDKDSRIKFVGTVYNQELLKYIRENAFAYFHGHEVGGTNPSLLEALFSTKLNLLLNVGFNKEVGENGAIYWDKDNLHDVIEKSETLSQEQIDELDRLSTKQVQERFSWNFVVDEYEGLFKRN, translated from the coding sequence ATGAAAAGCGTTTATATCATTGGTTCAAAAGGAATCCCAGCTAAATATGGTGGATTTGAAACCTTTGTTGAAAAGTTAACTGAAAACCAAAAAAATAAGAATATTAAATATTATGTAGCATGTATGCGTGAAAACTCAGCTAAGTCAAATATTACAGCAGATGTTTTTGAGCATAATGGTGCAACTTGTTTTAACATTGATGTTCCAAATATCGGTCCAGCAAGAGCAATCGCATATGACATTGAAGCACTAAAAAAAGCTATTGAGATTTCTAAAAGCAATAAAGATGTAGAACCTATTTTTTATGTTCTTGCATGTCGCATCGGTCCTTTTATTGGTAAGTATAGAAAACAGATTCATGCACTTGGTGGCCAGTTATTTGTTAATCCAGATGGACATGAGTGGATGCGTGAAAAATGGAGTGCTCCAGTTCGTCGCTACTGGAAAATCTCGGAATCTCTAATGGTAAAAAATTCTGATTTGTTAGTTTGTGATAGTAAGAATATTGAAAAATATATTCAAGAAGATTATCAAAAATACTCACCTAAAACAACATATATCGCTTATGGTACCGATCTTCACAAATCATCACTAACACCAAAAAATAGAATTGTTCGTGAATGGTTTTCAGAGAAGGGGGTTTCTGAAAATAATTATTACTTGGTAGTTGGTCGCTTTGTTCCAGAAAATAACTATGAAGCAATGATTCGTGAATTCATGAAATCTAACACTAAAAAAGATTTTGTCTTAATCACTAACGTTGAACAAAATGCTTTTTACGAAAAACTTCGAAAAGAAACGGGCTTTGATAAAGATTCTCGAATCAAATTTGTAGGAACAGTTTATAACCAAGAATTGTTGAAATACATTCGTGAAAATGCATTTGCTTATTTCCATGGCCATGAAGTTGGAGGAACAAATCCGTCATTATTGGAAGCTCTGTTTTCTACAAAATTAAATCTTTTGCTTAATGTTGGATTTAATAAAGAAGTTGGTGAAAATGGTGCAATTTATTGGGATAAAGATAATCTTCATGATGTTATTGAAAAATCAGAAACTTTATCTCAAGAACAAATTGATGAATTAGATAGATTGTCAACAAAACAAGTTCAAGAGCGCTTTAGCTGGAATTTTGTTGTTGATGAGTATGAAGGATTGTTCAAAAGAAATTAA
- a CDS encoding NAD-dependent epimerase/dehydratase family protein — MTKIILFGGAGFIGTNLAIELSQDENNDITLVDRDINFFEDLRKLNLQKFSYVESDFSENTNFDELLEGQEVVYHLVSTTVPTTSNQQIPQELSANIIVTSKLLEACVRQNVKKVIFISSGGTVYGKEVCCPLKEETPTYPISSYGLQKITIEKLLYLYHYMYNLDYRIVRLSNPYGPYQRPNGILGAVTTFTYKALNDEEITVFGDGSVVRDFIYIDDAVDAIIKIATQNVEQKTFNLGCGYGTSIKQLLDIISSTLNIHLKIKYVEGRSVDVPVNYLDIQRYEKYFGTLSPISLEEGIKKTAEFMQKNFLS, encoded by the coding sequence GTGACAAAAATAATCTTATTTGGAGGCGCTGGTTTTATTGGGACAAACTTAGCAATAGAACTTTCACAAGATGAGAATAATGATATCACTTTAGTTGACAGAGATATTAATTTTTTTGAAGATTTAAGAAAGTTAAATCTTCAAAAGTTTTCATATGTAGAATCAGATTTCAGTGAAAATACAAATTTTGATGAATTGTTAGAAGGACAAGAAGTTGTTTACCATCTTGTGAGCACAACTGTCCCAACTACTTCAAATCAACAGATTCCTCAAGAACTTTCTGCAAATATTATTGTGACTTCAAAATTATTAGAAGCATGTGTGAGACAAAATGTAAAAAAAGTAATTTTTATTTCATCTGGCGGTACAGTTTACGGGAAAGAAGTGTGCTGCCCCTTAAAGGAAGAAACACCGACTTATCCAATCTCTTCGTATGGTTTACAAAAAATAACTATAGAAAAGCTCCTTTATTTATATCATTATATGTATAATCTTGATTACAGAATTGTTAGATTATCCAATCCTTATGGCCCATACCAAAGGCCAAATGGTATTTTAGGTGCAGTTACAACTTTTACATATAAAGCATTAAATGATGAAGAAATCACTGTTTTTGGAGATGGTTCTGTAGTTAGAGATTTTATTTATATCGATGATGCAGTAGACGCAATTATAAAAATCGCTACCCAGAATGTTGAGCAAAAGACTTTTAATCTTGGGTGTGGTTATGGAACTAGTATAAAACAGTTACTTGATATCATTTCTTCTACGTTGAATATACATTTAAAAATAAAATACGTAGAAGGAAGAAGTGTAGATGTTCCAGTAAATTATTTAGATATACAAAGGTATGAAAAGTATTTTGGAACTTTAAGTCCGATTTCTCTTGAAGAAGGGATCAAGAAGACTGCTGAATTTATGCAGAAGAATTTTTTAAGTTAA
- a CDS encoding glycosyltransferase family 4 protein — MTNILFLHAGAEMYGADKVMLDLIKRLDKSKYTPFVILPTSGVLVDALKDAGVSVTVMPYPIMRRKYFNSKGVIQYGINFVKYTNKIVKFAKEHNIKLIHTNTAATLEGCFVSRRLKIPQLWSIHEIIINPKIMYRFTSKLIAKYSKITITDSNAVKKHLDASGYFRNGDVKVIYNGVDSERFTPDISCDYLYDEWKIPRNSKVIGMMGRVNSWKGQADFLKAANIIMDQNPNVYTVFVGSAFEGEEWREKELAKAISESPHKDRIINKGYRTDSEAIYKLYDVFVLPSTNPDPLPTVVLEAMSTGKPIVGYKHGGVCEMVKEDYNGLLAEVCNPSDLAAKIEKLLSNDALRMEMSNNSRKRLLEKFSIDSYVQNYSNEYEKLLKGI; from the coding sequence ATGACAAATATATTATTTTTACATGCTGGTGCAGAAATGTACGGCGCTGATAAGGTTATGTTAGATTTGATAAAAAGACTGGACAAAAGTAAGTATACTCCTTTTGTTATTTTACCAACTTCAGGAGTACTAGTCGATGCTTTAAAAGACGCTGGGGTTTCGGTTACAGTGATGCCGTATCCAATCATGAGGAGAAAATATTTTAATTCAAAAGGTGTGATTCAATATGGAATTAATTTCGTAAAATATACAAATAAAATAGTAAAATTTGCTAAAGAACATAATATTAAATTGATTCATACAAATACTGCTGCAACACTTGAGGGATGTTTTGTGAGTAGACGTTTGAAGATTCCTCAATTGTGGAGTATACATGAGATTATTATCAATCCAAAAATAATGTACCGATTTACAAGTAAATTAATTGCAAAATACTCTAAGATCACAATCACTGATTCAAATGCTGTAAAAAAACATTTAGATGCTTCTGGTTATTTTAGAAATGGTGATGTTAAGGTTATTTACAATGGTGTTGATAGTGAACGATTTACACCTGATATTTCTTGTGACTACTTATATGATGAATGGAAGATTCCTCGAAATTCTAAAGTCATTGGTATGATGGGACGTGTCAATAGTTGGAAAGGACAAGCTGATTTTCTGAAAGCAGCAAATATTATTATGGATCAAAATCCAAATGTATATACTGTTTTTGTTGGTTCAGCATTTGAGGGAGAAGAGTGGCGTGAGAAGGAATTGGCTAAGGCTATTTCTGAATCTCCACATAAAGATAGAATCATTAATAAAGGTTATAGAACTGATAGTGAAGCTATCTATAAATTGTATGATGTTTTTGTTTTACCAAGTACGAATCCGGATCCGCTTCCAACTGTTGTGCTAGAAGCAATGTCTACTGGTAAACCTATTGTTGGTTATAAACACGGTGGTGTTTGTGAGATGGTTAAGGAAGATTATAATGGTTTATTAGCAGAAGTATGTAATCCATCAGATTTAGCTGCTAAAATTGAAAAACTACTTAGTAATGATGCATTAAGGATGGAAATGAGTAATAATTCAAGAAAGAGACTTTTAGAAAAATTCTCCATTGATTCATATGTGCAAAATTATAGCAATGAATATGAAAAATTACTTAAGGGTATTTAA
- a CDS encoding acyltransferase, which yields MDSRIGIQDKIIILSQVGKKLFRGFFKRFYLKKTSGLFLVGKSVQITHGRHIYCGKNVKFEDYSEIHGLSSQGLHFGDHVTISRGVMIRPSSYYGGDLGVGLQIGDNSSIGPYGYVGCSGKVTIGKNVMFGPKCSLFAENHVFSDTNSSIKSQGVKQKGIVVEDDCWIGSNVTILDGVTIGKGSVIGAGTLVSKNIPAGSIVIDKRNRFVRNR from the coding sequence ATGGATAGTAGAATTGGAATACAGGATAAAATAATTATTCTTAGTCAAGTTGGGAAAAAATTATTTAGAGGATTTTTTAAGCGTTTTTATTTAAAAAAAACGTCTGGTTTGTTTTTAGTTGGAAAATCTGTACAGATTACACACGGAAGACATATTTATTGTGGAAAAAACGTGAAATTCGAAGATTATTCAGAAATTCATGGCCTGAGTTCCCAAGGATTGCATTTTGGTGATCATGTGACTATTAGTCGAGGAGTCATGATTCGTCCTTCGTCATATTACGGTGGCGATCTTGGTGTTGGTTTACAAATTGGAGATAATTCTTCAATTGGGCCTTATGGCTACGTTGGATGTTCAGGAAAAGTGACGATAGGTAAGAATGTCATGTTTGGACCTAAATGTAGCCTTTTTGCAGAAAATCATGTTTTTTCGGATACAAATAGTAGTATAAAGAGTCAAGGTGTAAAACAAAAAGGAATTGTTGTTGAGGATGACTGTTGGATTGGTAGTAATGTTACCATACTTGATGGAGTTACAATTGGAAAGGGATCTGTTATAGGAGCCGGTACCTTAGTCAGTAAGAATATCCCTGCCGGTAGTATTGTAATTGATAAACGTAATAGGTTTGTTAGAAATAGGTAG